A DNA window from Engystomops pustulosus chromosome 6, aEngPut4.maternal, whole genome shotgun sequence contains the following coding sequences:
- the CDC27 gene encoding cell division cycle protein 27 homolog, translating to MTVLQEPVQAAIWQALNHYAYRDAVFLAERLYAEVHSEEALFLLATCYYRSGKAYKAYRLLKTHSCATPQCKYLLAKCCVDLSKLAEGEQILSGGVLNKQKSQEEIVTEFGDSACFTLSLLGHVYCKTDRFAKGSECYQKSLSLNPFLWSPFEALCEIGEKPDPEQTFKLTSLQNFSSCLPNTCTLMVNNHNIISHRQADTVLMETPQDTIELNRLNLESSNVKYPLNSDSSMSYIDPAVISPDSLPLGTGSSILVKQAQNKPKTGRSLLGGPAALSPLTPSFGILPLETPSPGDGSYLQTYSSCVLDVPSSGTPAKKSVARISQAGTKSVFSQSGNSRDMTPVLLVQTQGSGPQTSTTPQVLSPTIAAPPNALPRRSSRLFTSDSSTTKENSKKLKMKFPPKIPNRKTKSKTNKGGVTQANMNESLEIKLDSSIISEGKISNVGPQIQALTIQKAAAEGLMSLLRDMGKGYLALCSYNCKEAINILSHLPSHHYNTGWVLCQIGRAYFELAEYLQAERVFSEVRRIENYRVEGMEIYSTTLWHLQKDVALSVLSKDLTDMDKNSPEAWCAAGNCFSLQREHDIAIKFFQRAIQVDHDYAYAFTLLGHEFVLTEELGNALGCFRNAIRVNSRHYNAWYGLGMIYYKQEKFSLAEMHFQKALDINPQSSVLLCHIGVVQHALKKSDKALDTLNKAISIDPKNPLCKFHRASILFANEKYTSALQELEELKQIVPKESLVYFLIGKVYKKLGQTHLALMNFSWAMDLDPKGANNQIKEAIDKRYLPDDEDVIPVEQNTECYAYEAVVTESLESSMTDADDTQLHAAESDEF from the exons GCTGCTATATGGCAAGCGCTGAATCACTACGCATACCGAGATGCCGTATTCTTGGCAGAAAGACTTTATGCAGAAG TGCATTCAGAAGAGGCATTATTTCTCCTAGCCACATGTTATTACCGCTCAGGAAAAGCTTATAAGGCTTACCGGCTCCTGAAAACCCACAGCTGTGCCACCCCACAATGTAAATATCTTCTTGCAAAATGCTGCGTGGACCTTAGCAA ACTAGCAGAGGGTGAACAGATCTTGTCTGGTGGAGTTCTGAATAAACAAAAAAGCCAGGAGGAGATAGTAACAGAGTTTGGAGACTCTGCCTGCTTTACACTATCGCTGCTCGGCCATGTATATTG CAAAACTGATCGATTCGCCAAAGGATCCGAATGTTACCAAAAGAGCCTTAGTCTAAATCCTTTCCTGTGGTCCCCGTTTGAGGCATTATGTGAAATAG GTGAAAAGCCAGACCCTGAGCAGACATTCAAACTGACCTCACTCCAGAACTTCAGTAGCTGCCTACCGAATACTTGCACATTAATGGTAAACAACCACAACATAATATCCCACAGGCAAGCTGACACAGTATTAATGGAGACTCCTCAAGACACTATT GAACTAAATAGATTAAATCTGGAATCCTCCAATGTAAAATATCCCTTGAACTCGGACTCCTCGATGTCCTACATTGACCCAGCTGTAATCTCCCCTGACTCATTACCTTTGGGGACAGGTTCCTCTATCTTGGTGAAACAGGCTCAGAACAAACCAAAGACTGGGCGTAGCCTGTTAGGAGGACCAGCAGCTCTGAGCCCACTCACGCCCAG tTTTGGAATTTTGCCACTAGAAACCCCTAGCCCCGGTGATGGGTCATACTTACAAACCTATTCCTCCTGTGTGCTTGATGTGCCATCTTCTGGAACGCCTGCTAAAAAG TCTGTCGCCAGAATCAGCCAAGCAGGAACAAAGTCAGTGTTTTCACAGAGCGGTAACAGCCGGGACATGACCCCTGTGCTTCTCGTACAGACTCAGGGTTCCGGACCTCAGACAAG cacTACACCTCAGGTACTGAGCCCAACTATAGCCGCCCCTCCTAATGCGTTACCACGCCGAAGTTCCCGCCTTTTCACCAGCGACAGCTCCACCACAAAG GAGAAcagtaaaaaactgaaaatgaaaTTCCCACCCAAAATCCCAAACCGTAAAACCAAAAGCAAAACAAACAAAGGTGGTGTTACACAGGCCAACATGAACGAGAGTTTGGAAATCAAGCTGGATTCCTCAATCATCTCCGAGGGCAAGATCTCCAATGTCGGTCCTCAAATCCAAGCACTGACCAtacaaaaagcagcagcag AAGGTTTAATGAGCCTCCTGAGGGACATGGGGAAAGGCTACCTAGCCCTGTGCTCTTATAACTGCAAGGAAGCTATCAACATCCTGAGCCACCTCCCCTCCCACCACTACAATACAGGTTGGGTATTGTGTCAGATTGGCAGAGCATATTTTGAGTTGGCAGAGTATTTGCAG GCAGAGCGTGTGTTCTCTGAAGTGCGAAGGATTGAAAATTATCGTGTTGAGGGCATGGAAATTTATTCTACCACATTGTGGCATTTACAGAAGGATGTGGCGCTGTCAGTACTTTCAAAGGACCTCACAGATATGGACAAGAATTCACCAGAG GCTTGGTGTGCTGCTGGAAACTGTTTTAGTCTGCAAAGGGAACATGACATTGCTATTAAGTTCTTCCAGCGGGCTATTCAAGTGGATCATGACTATGCATATGCATTTACACTGTTAGGCCATGAGTTTGTACTAACTGAGGAGTTGGGCAACGCACTTGGTTGCTTCAGAAATGCCATACGTGTCAACTCCAGGCACTACAATGCATG GTATGGTCTTGGAATGATTTACTACAAGCAAGAGAAATTTAGTTTGGCAGAGATGCATTTCCAGAAAGCACTAGATATCAACCCACAAAGTTCAGTATTGCTGTGCCATATAGGAGTG GTACAGCACGCACTCAAGAAATCTGATAAGGCTTTGGATACTCTCAATAAAGCTATTTCTATAGATCCCAAAAATCCTCTATGCAAATTCCACCGAGCTTCAATTTTGTTTGCCAACGAGAAATATACG tCTGCACTGCAAGAGCTGGAGGAGTTAAAGCAGATTGTCCCCAAGGAGTCCTTAGTTTACTTTTTAATAGGAAAG GTGTATAAGAAGCTTGGTCAGACACACTTGGCCCTCATGAATTTTTCATGGGCAATGGACTTAGATCCCAAAGGAGCCAATAACCAGATCAAAGAGGCCATAGATAAGCGATACCTGCCAGACGATGAAGATGTGATACCAGTGGAACAAAACACTGAATGCTACGCATATGAAGCTG TGGTAACCGAGTCGCTGGAGAGCAGCATGACGGATGCAGATGACACACAATTGCACGCAGCTGAGAGCGATGAATTTTAA